The DNA window AACAAATCCGGCACATAATCCCCGCGGCGCAGCTTTTTCAGCTCAAAATGGCTGTAACCCGGGCGCACATAGCGTGCCGGGCCGTCTTCGTCGAGCAGCGGCTGAAATTCATCGGAAAAATAAAAGCTGGCATCAACCTGCTCCTGCAGCAGGCGCTGCGGGGCCGCCTGCCGGAACCTGGCCTTTGGCTTGGGGTGGACAATGGTATCCTGCCGCAGTGTTCTTGCGCCGGCCACCGATTCCCTGAAGAGCTGTACTTCATCTTTGCTCAGAGAGGGTTTATTTTTCATTATTTATTCACCGGATATCGTCGTTTAAGCGAATAGTTTACCGTCTTGCCATGTTCTGTCGACGCAAAACTGCCGGCTTCACCCCGCGGCAACGGCGGCGAGCGACTATTGCTGCTGATTTGTCGCTGGCTTCATGGCAAACTATGCGGCTATAGAGTGATTATCATGCCTGCCGGAGGGCAAATTGGACAAAATTTTCGTCGATGAAGCAGTCAGTGAACTGCACACCATCCAGGATATGCTGCGCTGGACCGTAAGCCGCTTTAACGCCGCCGCTATCTATTATGGGCATGGCACCGACAATCCATGGGACGAAGCGGTGCAGCTGGTGTTGCCCAGCCTGTACCTGCCGCTTGATATTCCGGAA is part of the Gibbsiella quercinecans genome and encodes:
- the smrB gene encoding endonuclease SmrB, giving the protein MKNKPSLSKDEVQLFRESVAGARTLRQDTIVHPKPKARFRQAAPQRLLQEQVDASFYFSDEFQPLLDEDGPARYVRPGYSHFELKKLRRGDYVPDLFLDLHGLTQKQAKQELGALLAACQREHVHCACVMHGHGKHILKQQTPLWLAQHPAVLAFHQAPKEWGGNAAILILVDLAD